The window AGCGGATGCAGCAACTGGAAGACTTGTCGTACAAGGCGATGATTGCCCGCACGCGAGCAATTCTGAATGCGGAACTGGCCGGCACTGCCGCTTCGCGGATCCCCGAACTGGCCGGGCTGCTTTTGGCCTCTGAAAGACTGGTGCATACCGCGCTTTATCAAGTCGCTCAAGGCTATAGCGCGATGTATAACGCCGAATTGCGCTTGGGGCTTGAAGCGGAGCCCGAGGTTGAGGAGCGCTACCGCAGCACGGTCAATCAACTGGTGACGGCGTACAAGGAAATCCCCAACGTGCAAGCAACAGCCCTCCCTGACTATCAAGAAGCTAGCGTCCCGGCACCAAAAGTAGCACAACCAGCACTTGCCCGCTTGAGCGCTCCGGCTCGTCAGAACTATATTGCTGCACGAAATGTTCTGGGCGATGGGGCTTGGATGCGCCGCGACCTTGAAAGCGCACTCTCCTGCCAGCATAGCGAGGCCTCAGAGCGGATCCGCGAGTGGAAAGCGGCCGGAATTGTGGTTGATGTTGCCGACCCCAAATGGCATTATCGGTTTACCGAAGTGAGGTAGCCATGAGTAGGTCAATACCGATCCGAGATGCGGCAGGCAACATTATTGCCATGCAGCAGGAGGCAGAAGCGCAGGATGCAGTCCAAGCCACCATGGCTGCCTCACTTCAGGCCGTCGGTGCCACTGCAAACACCGAGCCTCGCCGCGAGGCGGGCACGAAGCCACAGCCGCCTCCCTTGCCATCGCTGTTGCGTATCGCGCTGAGTGCTGCTGGAGTGTGCGTATGGGTCGCGGGGCTTGTCCTGCTTTCCGCACAAACACAGCATCCGAGTAGGATGCTCCCAACGGTCGTAGCAACCCAAACAGCCGCAAGCGCACCAGCACCTACACTGACTGCCACCGCTGCACCCGCGCCAACAACAGTACCGCCAGCGACTATCGCAGAGCCCACGCCGGGAGCAGCATTTTCTCCCCCGCCGCCAGCGCCCGCACCGCTCACCTTCTGCGCTGACCAACGCACACTTTGGGGCGAGACGCATCAATGTGCCGCTACGCAAGCTGAGGCCGACGCGCTGGCTGACGCTGAAATCGGGAAGGTCAATGCAAACGGGCAGGCTACCGCAACAGCGCTCAAAGCGACGGCGACACGGTGAGGAGACTATGGGCTGTTATTCAATTCGTTGACGAGGCATACGCGAATGAGAGCGAGCGACCCTTGGCGCGAGGGGTTTTGCGCTTCCGCTGAACGCTAGCAGCGGGTCCCTGCTCCATTGTCAACGGTGTGCCATCCCGCTCAGAACTCCCCGAACCCTACGGGCTGCCCCTTGGGGAGTTTTCGCGGGACGCTGCGCGCCATTTGACAACAGAACCTTTCCCGCTGCTGGGTCGCGTTTGCCGCAAAACCATGAGTGAGCGCCTGCGGGCCGCTTAAAGCGCTACATTCTGTGTGTAAAGGACATGATTACGGCAATTTCGCTTGACACAGTGAATATAATTTGGTGCAACAGCACCTCTTTTTTTCACTGTTGTGAGTAGCCTACTAATCAAGCAGTGTGAGGAGGAATCCCAATGGCAGCACTAATTTATGCCCGTGTCTCCAGTGATGAGCAAACCCAAGGCTATAGCTTGGAAACTCAAATTCAGCGGATGAAAGACTATGCTAGGCACAATGGTCTGGTTGTCACCCATACACTGGTTGAAGACTTTAGTGGCATGTACCTGGAGCGGCCCGAACTTACCAAACTACTTGCTCTAGTGGAAGCGCACGAGATTGATGCTGTCATTTGCTATTCAGCAGACCGGCTAACTCGCGTGCCTGGTCATGGCGATATCCTACGCAGTAAACTGAAAAATGCCGGGGTCGCTCTGCACTATGTGTCGCGTGGCCTTGTTGACACCTCGACACCAATCGGAGAATTCCTAGCCACGATGGAGGACGGCGGGAGCAGGCTTTGGCGTGACCTGTTCCTAGAATCTGCGCGCCGTGGGCGGGAGGGTAAGATTGCTGAGGGGCGCTTCCCTGGTATGGGTGCGCTGTCTTATGGCTACCGCAAAGAAGGCAAGCGGCGCGAAATGCATCTTGTTGTACATGAGGCCGAAGCTGAAGTAGTACGCCTCGTCTTTAGGCTGTATGTAGAAGAAGATCTCAATTCCAGTAAAGTCGCTAGTCGCCTGCAAGAGCTGCGCATTATGACACCTGCGCGCGGCACCCATGTTCGCCAGGCAGACCCTTACGCTTGGACTAACAACATCGTCACGAGGATGCTGCGCAATACCATGTATGGCGGGGTATTCTATGCTAACCGTTATCGTGAAGTAACCCCTGACCCTGCCAAGCATAAACCTTTAGTTAAGCGTACGCGCGTCAAGAATAATGTTCTCAGGCCGCGCGAAGAGTGGATTCCTATTACGGTGCCAGCCATTGTCGATAGTGAAACTTGGAAAGCTGCCCAGGACAAACTTGATGATGGCCGGCGCAAGCACCTGGCAAGCCGGGGAAAGTTTCAGTATCTAATGAGCGGGAGGATGACCTGCGGTGTATGTGAACGAGCGATGGTGGGACGTTCACACCCCTGGCGCGACTTTCATTATAATTACTACGGCTGTGGTCATTCCAACAAGAAACTGTACAAATGTACCGCCCGTATGGTGCGTGTTGAAGTGGTTGAGGGGCATATCTGGGACTATGTAACTCAGCTACTTCTCTATCCGAAAGCTACACTGGCTGCTCTGAAAAATATGCAAGGTGACATCGAGAAGGAGTATCGCGTCACCCTTGAAGACGTGTCCCATGTTCAGCAGCGCATCCAAGCCCAAGAGGGGCGGCTCTCAGTTTTTGCCGATATGGTCGCTGATGGCGATTTGACGCGGGCGATGTTCAAACAGAAGGCTGCCGAAATCGAGCAGCTAGTGAACGAGCTCAAGACCGAAGAAGCCCGCCTGAAGGATAAGCTTCAGACAACAAATGTCGGTGCTGCGCAGGTCAAAACAATCGAGACGCTTGCCCAAGAGCTTGACTTGACTGAAGAAGAGCTGCGCAACGCCCCCTTTGAACTCAAGCGCAAGATTATCGAGGCGCTGGACATCCGTGGCGAGGTGGGACCCAAAGACGATAATCGAGTTCTACGAGTGAAGTGGTACAAACATACGCAAGAATTCCTCCTAGACAACCGAATTACCAGCAGCTCAGCGTCGCTCAGCGCGGCCGGGCCGTAATCGCGCAGGCGCTCGCGCGGCTGCTCACCAGGCGGCAGCTGTTTGATTCTCAGGTGGTACTCGGCCATGGTAATCCTCAGGTAGGTGGTGCATCCAGCCGGCGTGTTGTCGCCTGCGGCCAGCGCGACGCACACGCGCGTAAGCGATTGGGTGAACGAGCGGTAACGTTACGGCACGGCCAGTTTCGACGACGCCGACGCTCTATACTACCGTAATCAGTAGGCGGGCGATATGGCCTACGCTTGCTCGACTGCCTGCCTGACGCGCTCGGCCAGCGCGTGGCGGCGGGCCACCAGCTCGCGCACCATGGTGGCGTGGCGCAGCGTCAGCCAGGTGTAAGCCAGCGCCTCGCGGAATTCATACCACAGCTCACCCCAGCGCAGCGCAATATAGGCCAGCGGTGCGGCCAGCAGCAGCAGCGCCAGCCCCCAGCCGGCCCCGAACAGCCCGCCACAGATCAGCGCGGCAATCAGCCAGCCCATACACACCAGCACACTGCCGATGATCAGCTTGCCGGTGCTGGTGGTCTCCTCGTACTTGCCCAGCAGCACCGGCGTGAGCGGCGCGGCCAGGCGATACGGGCCGTAGCTCAGCGCGAAGCCGGCCAGTGCCGGCACGAAACCGGCCAGCAGCAGCAGCCCAAGCCCGAGCAGCCGCCAGCGCCGCGCCGCATTCAGCTCGAGATCCCACGGATCGTCGATGCCGAGCGTACGTAGCACGCGCGCATAGCGCCGCACGTCGTGTTCGATCAGCGCGAGCCGCCCCGGATCGGCGGCGTGCAGGCGCTGGTAGGCTGCCAGCAGCTCGGCGGTGCGGGCATGCTGCTCTTCGAGTGTCTGCGGCTCGCGCGGCGCCGTCCAGGCCGCTACCAGCGGGATACTCTTCAACACCTCTGCACTCTCGGCCTGCAGCACCACCGCATCGAGTGCCGCGTCGACCCGATCGGTCAGCGTGTCGACTGCGGCGTGTGCGTCGGTGGCATACAGCGGCGCAAGGTCGTCGATGCGGAGCGGCTGGCCAATCACCAGCAGCACCGCCGAGCGAAACAGGGCCTTGTTCTGGTACCACAATCCCACCGGCACGATCTGCAGATCGATCGCCCAGCTGGTCTCGGCCTCGGCGCTGAGTGCGATCCGCGCTGCGCCGGTGCGTAGCGGCAGCATCCTGGTTTGTGAGTGAGTTGTGCCTTCGGGGAACAGCGCTAGCGGATGCCCGCGCTGCAGCACCGCCCGGCACAGCGCGAAGGTCGCCTCGTTGCGGCTACCCCGATCGCCCTGAGCGCCGCCCTCCTGGCCCTCATCGCGCTGGCGATACACCGGCAGCGCGTCGAACGCATGCATGAGCATGCGCCCAACCGGGTTGGCGAAAAACGTGCTCTTGGCCAGAAAGGCGATATGCCGCCGCAGGCCCACCATCAGCACCAGCGGGTCGAGCAAGCCGTTCGGGTGGTTCGACACAAACAGCAGCGGGCCGCCACCCGGCAAGTGTGCCCGCCCGCGCACCTCGATCCGCGGGTAGAACAGCTGCACAAGCCGAACGATCAGAAAGCGTACGATCCGCATGGCCCCCCCGTATCCAAACCAACCAGGCCGCACACCAGCACAGCGCGCGTTCGTACATCAGAACGACTGCGCGCCGCACTTTTTGCGCAACGATGCGCTTCCAGCCCTGGCACGATCGGCTACCACCACGCTTCAAGTACACGCAGAGATACCACCAGGCTCTGGTGCTCGCCAGCCGCATACGTGATCGTGGGGGCAGCGTTGCCACCCCCACCGCGCAATCGATCGGCGCGCGCTCCCTATTACGCCTCGGGCTTCGGCGCCGAGGCGCCCCCCAGCAGCGCACGCGCCTCGCGCACGACATTGCGGATGCGCTTGCGCCGAATACGGCGCAGCGCTGCTGCCATCACGAACCAGCGCACCCGAACGATCCGCTCCTTGGCCTGTGGGTGCGGCTGGCCCTGCTCGGCGCGCATCAGATAGTAGGCCACCGCTTTGCGGCGGCGGCGCCCGGCCTTCTGGATGGTATACAGCACCTGGCGCACCAACCCCTCGACCGTGCCGGTGATGTTGGTCTCTTCCTCTACCTCGCGCGCCACTGCCACGCGCTCATCTTCGCCCTCCTTAATCCGTCCTTTCGGCAGCGTCCAGAAGCCACCCTGTTTCTTGATCAGCAGGATCTCGATCTGCCCAGCGCCGTTCCGGCGATACACAACGCCGCCAGCGGCCGTGATTAGCGGGTCGGGCTCGGGGGTGCCGAATGCTGGCTGGGCGGCCTCAAGGCTCATCTGCCTGTATCCTATCAATAATAGGGCGTACGCGGTTGGCAAGTTACCTGCGGTAGGCACGAAGACGATAGCGCACCACGCCGGTGCAGGCCGCGCCACCGGCACACCAGGCCGCGTCATCGTACCATGCCTGCGCCGGCAATGCGCGCTGCATGCGCCGATTGTAAGCACCGTCACAAACCACTTCACCCGCAGAACAGACCATGGTATAATGCCAGCGCCTTAATATCCGCTTAATATACCAGAGACAACCGATTGACGCACATTGTATCCGCACACTCCACCTGGCAGCGTTTGTTGTCGCTCTGCATTGCGCTGCTATTGCTGGCTGGCTGCGGCCAATCACAGTCGGGCGGGCTGACGATCACCGGCTCGACTTCGGTCGCACCCTTTGCCGAGCATCTGGCCGAGCTGTACCAGCATAGCCATGCCGGCACCGCGATCAATATTCAGTCGCTTGGATCGAGCGCCGGCATCCAGGCCGCGCTCGACGGCGTGGCCGAGATCGGGATGTCGTCGCGCAACCTCAAGCCCGAAGAGGCCGATAAGCTGCAAGAGCTGATCATCGCGCGCGACGCGCTGGCGGTGATTGTCCACCCAAGCAACCCGATCACGCAGCTCGATCTCGCACAGGTGCAGGCGATCTTCGCCGGCACGATCAGGTCGTGGGCTGCGCTTGGCGGGCCAGATCAGCCGATCGACTTGATCGTGCGCGAGGCCGGATCGGGCACCTTTAGCGCGTTCGAAGAGCTGGTGATGAAGGGCAAACCAATCACCACTTCGGCGATGCGCCAGGGCTCGAATGGCGCGATTCGCCAGGTGGTGGCCGAGAACCCGAATGCGATCGGCTATATCTCGCTCGGCATCGTCGACGCCAGCGTCAAGGCATTGCCGGTCGATCAGGTCGAGCCGTCGGTGGCGCATGTCGAGGCCGGCACCTACAAGTTCGTCCGGCCGTTCCTGTTCGTGTGGCAGAAGGGCCATACCCTCAGCCCACTGGCCACACAATATGTCGCCTATGTTATGAGCGCCGATGGCCAGCAAGAACTCCAGAATCTCGGCCTGGTGAAAGGACCTGCGTCGCCATGAAAGAGCGCGGTATCACCATCCTCCTGCTGGCCACTGCCCTTGGCGCACTGATCGCGCTGGGTCTGATCACCTACTTTATCTTCCAGGCCGGCGTGCCGCTGATCGCCAAAGTCGGGCTGTGGCAGTTCCTGAGCGGCACCGAGTGGAACCCGACCGCCAAGCCGCCATTGTTCGGCATCCTGCCAATGATCGTCGGCTCACTCTGGCTCACGTTCGGCTCGCTGGTGATCGGCGTGCCGTTAGGCCTGGCCGTCGCGATCTTTATGGTCGAGCTTGCGCCCGCGCGGCTGGCCGGCATGATGCGCCCGGCCATCCAGCTGCTGGCCGGCATCCCGTCGGTGATCTACGGCTTCATCGGGCTGACCTTGCTGGCGCCAATCGTGCGCGCGACACTCGGCGGGCCAGGGCTGAGCGTGCTGACCGGCGCGATCATCCTGGGCTTTATGATCCTGCCGAGCATCATCGCGATCTCAGAGGACGCCATGCGCGCTGTGCCAAACGCCATCCGCGAAGGCGCGGTCGCGCTCGGCTCGAGCCACTGGCAGGTCATCACCGGCGTGATCCTGCCGAGCGCGCGCTCGGGCATTATTGCCGGTGTCATTCTGGGCATGGGCCGCGCGCTGGGTGAGACCATGGCGGTGATCATGATGATCGGCAACGCGCTCGACATGCCGGCATCGCCGCTACAGCCCGCCACCACGCTCACCAGCAACATCGGGCTCGAGATGGCCTACGCCAGTGGCGATCACCGCGCGGCACTATTTGCCACCGGCGTGGTGCTGTTCATCTTTATTATGATCCTCAACATCCTTGCCACCACATTCGTGCGGCGGCCCGCAATCAGCCGGAGAAGCGCATGAACACTGGCCGCATACAACGTGTTGCCTTTGGCTGTATCTGGATGGCGGCTGTGCTGACGCTGGTCGTGCTGGCACTGATCATCGGCCTGATCATGGTGCGCGGCCTGCCCTCGATCAGCTGGGAGTTCCTCACCGGCACGCCCGAGGATCTCGGCCGCGCCGGCGGTATCTTCCCAACCATCCTCGGCACAATCGTGCTTGGGCTGGTGGCGCTGCTGATCGCTACGCCACTGGGCATCGGCAGCGCGATCTACCTGACCGAATATACGCATGAGGGCATGCTGACCCGCGCCATCCGCTTCGGCACCGAGTCGCTGGCCGGCGTGCCGTCGATCATCTTCGGGCTGTTCGGCTTCATCTTCTTCGTCACCTACCTCCAGATGGGCTGGTCGATCCTCGCCGGCGGCCTGACGCTGGCGCTCATGGTGCTACCGACGATCATCCGCACGACTGAAGAGGCCATCCGCACCGTGCCGCAGAGCTACCGCAATGTAAGCTATAGCCTGGGCGCCACGCGCTGGCAAATGGTGACGACGGCGGTGCTGCCAAGCGCGCTGCCCGGCATCATCACCGGCATCATCCTGTCGTTCGGCCGTGCCGTCAGCGAGACGGCAGCAGTGATCTTTACCGCCGGCACTGCGCTCAACCTGCCGCGATCGGTGTTCTCGCCAGTTCGCACCATGGCCGTACACTTCTACATCCTGGCCGTCGAGGGTATCTCGCTCGAAAAAGCCTACGCCACCGGGGCAGTGCTGATCATTACGGTGCTGCTGATCAATATCGTCGCCAGCTCACTGATCACGCGCCTGGTGCGCAAGCAGGTACGCAGATAAATGGATATCAAGCTCGAATTCGACCACTACACCCTGGCGTATGGCCACGATGTCGTGCTGAACGATATCACACTGCCGATCGCGCGCAATACTGTGATGGCCGTGTTTGGCCCGGCCGGCAGCGGCAAGAGCGGGTTTCTACGCTCGATCAACCGCATGGCCGAGCTCGAGCCAGGCGAGCGCCACCAGGGCGATGTTCGGCTCGACGGCAAGAGCATATTCGACCCCGACACCAATCTGCCGGCGCTGCGTAGGCGCGCGGCCATGGTGTTCGCACAGCCGGTTGCGCTGCCTATGTCGATCTACGAGAATGTAAGCTATGGGCTACGGCTGGCCGGCATCCGGGATCGCCGCCGGCTGGCCGAGGCGGTCGAGCGCTCGCTACGCGCGTCTACGCTGTGGGACGAAGTCAAAGATCGGCTCGACACCCCCGGCCTGAACCTGTCGGGCGGGCAGCAGCAGCGCCTGAGCATCGCGCGCGCGCTGGCGCTCGAGCCCGAGATCTTGCTGCTCGACGCACCAACCGCCGCGCTCGACCCGATCTCGACTGCCAAGATCGAGGAGATGCTGCTTGATCTGAAAGAGCACTACACGATCGTGATCGTGCCGCACAGTATCCAGCAGGCGGCCCGAGTCGGCGACGCGGCGGCATTCTTTCTGAATGGCGTGTGCATCGAGTATGGCCCCGGCAACCAGTTGTTCGTAGGCCCGCACGATAAGCGCACCGAAGATTATGTCACCGGGCGGTTCGGCTGATTCCACCGCTGGATTGAACCCTGCCTAAGGCATACGGTACCGGCGACTCTCGCCCAACGCCACAACGGCAGCCGCAAAACGGCTACCGTTGTAGATCGCTGTATCTGGTTGTCTGGGGCTATGGGTAGGCGATAGTGGGCTGCAAGCGCCGCGCCAGCGACTGCAGGCCGCGATGCTGTAGCGCCTTCACCGAACCCTCGGTGCGGCCAAGCCGTTGGGCCACCTCCTGGATCGACATCTCGGATAGGAAGCGCATCTGGATCACCTGGCGCTGCTCGTCGGTCAGGTCGTTCAGCGTGCGCGTCAGCTCCTCGTACTCAAGCTGTGCGCCAACGCTATGCTCGGGGCCATCGCAGCTGCCGCCCCACGATTCGAGCGGCACCTGCTGGCGGTTGCGCCGCCGGCGCATCACATCGATGGTGCGGTCGCGCGCGATCCGGTACAGCCAGGCCGAAATCGGCCAGCCACGATCCTCGTAGCGGTGAATGCCCTCGATCATGCGCAGAAAGACTTCGGCCTGCAGATCTTCAGCTAGCTCGGCCTCACCGATGCGGAAGTAGATGTACCGATAGATCGCCGGGGCGTAGCGCTCGTAGATCTGCGTGAAGGCGCTGTGATCGCCAGCCTTCGCACGGATGACCAGCTCGGCATCGGAGACGGTGTGCTGCATTGTTGTGCTTCCTAGCTGAGGCCGCTGCATGGCGGCGCGTCCATGTGTCGCCCAAATAACTGCCCCAAGTCTAGCAAGCCTAGAGCACCAGATTATTACCAACGGGCGTTGCTGAGCGAGTGCCGGCGCTGTGCCGTGTACGCACCCGGATGGTTCGAGCAGTGCCTGATCAGGCCGGATCGGTGCCGGCAAACTGTGCTGATCTCGGTGCGCAGGCAATTGCGTAGAGCTATGCCCCACCGACTGCGGTATAATAGCCGTATCACAAGGAGCATGGCGATGGAAGCGAGCGACGAGCGAAACGCGATGGTGCGAGCCCAGCTCGAGCAACGAGGTATCCACGACAACCGCGTGCTCGCGGCCATGGCGCGCGTGCCACGCCACTTATTTGTGCCCGCAGCCGCGCGCGATCGTGCCTACGGCGACCATGCGCTGCCGATCAACGAGGGCCAGACGATCTCGCAGCCGTTTATTGTGGCGCTGATGGCCCAGGCACTGCGGCTGGCACCGGGCGAGCGTGTGCTCGAGATCGGTGCCGGCTCGGGCTATGCGGCGGCGGTCTTCAGCTTGCTGGCCAGCGAGGTCTATGCGATTGAGCGCAAGCCGGCGTTGGCGCACAGCGCCTCCCAACGCCTGCACGAGCTTGGCTACACGAATGTGCATATCATCACCGGCGACGGCACGGCCGGGCTGCCTGAGTATGCACCCTTCGATGGTATCGCCGTCTCGGCGGCGGCGCCGTGGGTGCCGCTGCCACTGCGCGAGCAGCTCGGCGAGGGCGGCCGGATGGTCATCCCGGTTGGCGGGCGCGAGGGCCAGATCATGCTGCGGCTCACGCGCACCAATCATCAGATCTCTACCGAGCGGCTGGGCGAGGTACGCTTCGTGCCGCTGATCGGCGATCATGCCTGGGAGCCTTCGAGCACCGACCAGCCTGGTAGCGACGCAACCTGAGCGCCTGCTGCCACCCTACCACTCAGGTATGAAAGTGAGTAACTGTGAATAGAATGTTTCAGATGCCCGACGAGAGCATCTTTGGCAGCCAGACAAACGATAATGTCGAGCTGCTTAAGGCCTGGGCCGGCACAACCCTGGCCTTCGCCATTCTACGCACCGGCTCGTCGAACCTGCTGACCACCGCGTTCGTCTCGAACCTGCTGGTGTCGGCGGTGGTGTGCGGCCTCGGGTTCGTGCTGCACGAGCTGGCGCACCGCGTGGTGGCGCGCAACTATGGCGCCGAGGCGCATTTCATCGCCAACAACGGCTGGCTGATCCTGTCGATTGTGATTGCCTTCGCCGGGTTTTTCATCGCAGCCCCCGGCGCTGTCTGGCACCGTGGCTACCTGACAGCCCGCCAGGGCGGGTTGATCGCGCTGGCCGGCCCGGCTACCAACATGGTGCTGTCGCTGATCTTCTTCATCGCGCTGCTGGTGGTGCTGATCGCCCAGCTGGCGGTGCCGCAGATCGTGTTCGATATCTGCTTGATCGGTTTCAGCTTGAACGCCTGGCTCGGCTTGTTCAATATGATCCCGGCCGGGCCGTTCGACGGCGCCAAGGTGCTAAACTGGAGCCCACTGGTGTTCGGCGTCACTGTGGCGATCGGGCTGGTGCTGACATTCGTGCTTGGCAGCCAGACGGCGATCGTTTCGGTGCTGCGCCTATTCCGCGCGTAGGATGGTGCCACATGGCGGGGTGCGGGCGCACCCCACGAAGCAAACCCTTTGAATGAGGAGTGACGTATGCGTACCCCTTTGATCGCCGGAAACTGGAAGATGTACAAAACGATTGGCGAGGCAGTAGAGCTGGTCGAGGCACTACTACGCGGCCTGGGCGACACCAGCGACCGCGAGGTGCTGGTGTGCCCGCCCTACACTGCGCTGCACGCGCTCAGCCCGCTGCTGCAAGAGACACCGATCGCACTGGGCGGGCAGGATGTGTTCTACGAGGCCCAGGGCGCTTTCACCGGCGCAATCGCGCCTGCGATGCTGGTGGATGTGGGCTGCACCTATGTGATCGTAGGCCATAGCGAGCGCCGGCAGATTTTCGGCGAGGGTGACTCACTGATCAACCGCAAGCTGCACGCGGCGCTAGGCGCCGGCCTGCGCCCGATCCTGTGTGTGGGCGAAACCAAGCCGCAGCGCGATGCCGGCGAAGCCGAGCGCGTAGTGGTGAGCCAGGTGCGCGCAGGGCTGGCTAATGTGAGCGCACAGCAGCTGCTCAGCAGCGTGATTGCCTACGAGCCGGTGTGGGCAATCGGCACTGGCGATACTGCTACGCCGGCCGATGCACAGGCCATGCACGCCACCATCCGCAGCACACTGGCCGAGCTGTACGATGCCACTACGGCCGACCAGATTCGCCTTCAGTATGGCGGCAGCGTCAAGCCCGATAATGTCGACGAGCCTCATGAGCCAGCCCGACATCGATGGCGCATTGGTCGGCGGCGCAGCGCTCAAGGCCGACAGTTTCCTGCGGATCATTGCGTTTCGCTAGGGGCGATCGTGCTGGGCGTGGTACTGCAGCCGCAGTGCCACGCCCTTTTTGATGCTACGCACAACAATAGCAGTACCGTACCAGCTGCGCACATCCGGCGCTTGAGGGCTACAGGGGGCCAGGCCTACGCTAGGCCGCTGCGTCCGACGGGTAGCTGTCTTCGAGCGCTAAGGCCGCGAGCCGGCGCAGGTTGGTAATCGTCACCGGCTTGGTGAGGTAGTGATCAACATTCAGGCGCTGCGCGGCAGCATGCAGCTCGGGCGAGCTATAGGCGGTGATCAGGATGATACGCGAGCCGAGCTTGCGGTTGCGAACCTGCGTGATCAGCTCAAGACCATTCATTGCGGGCATGTGGTAGTCGGTAATAATCAGGTCGGGCGTGCTGCGCGCAAGTGTCTCCAGCGCCTCCTGAGCCGAGGCAGCCGTCACAATCAGCCAGTCGCAGGCCAACGCGCGGAGCGCCTGTTCGACGATAAAGCGCTGGTTTTCTTCATTATCAACAATCAGAATCGAACGTAGTGGCATCACGTGGGCCTCACCGCACATTGCATATCAGCTCTGCTCGTGCAATGCCAGAATGATACCCTGCTGCTAAGCCGCTGTGGCACGCAAGATGTGATCGGAATAGTGGCGGCCATGTAATTTAGAACTATTGACGAAATATTCCCTTACAGAAGCTTTTCAGGGTTGCTGCGCGCTAACTTTACACGATCGGAATCCTTGATCAAGCGAAGCCGGCCCAATTTGACGATTCGGGCAACCAGTGATATACTTAATGCTATTAAATATCAATAGCATTATACGTCGAGCAGAGGGATATATGAGCGATCATGCCGACGACCCACTCGAGCGGATCGAGCGCGCGATCATGCAGATCGGCTGGCTAGGGCAGCGCCGATTTATGCAACTGCTGGCCGGCGCGCGCTTCGACCTGACCGTGCCGCAATATCACACACTGCTGCACCTGAACCACTGCAACGGCGAATGCAACATGTCCGACCTCGCACGTGCGACGCACCAGTCGGCGGCCTCGCTCACCGGCGTGGTCGATCGCCTACTCGAGAAGCAGCTCGTCGAGCGGGGGCGGCCCAACGGCGACCGGCGCCAGGTGGTGGTAACCGTGACCGAGCGCGGGCGCACGCTGCTTCTTTCGATTAAGCATGCCCAGCGCGGCGAAATGCGCGCTGCGCTGGCACATATGCAGCCCCACGCATTACACGAGCTCCAGCGCCTACTCGACGCAGTGCTCGCCGGCATGGTGCGCATGGCCGAGCAGCACGAGCACAGCGCAGCCGAACGAACCTAACCCGGCCACCAATTTGGGGCAGAGCGAACCTCTGGCAGTGAACATTCGGTGTACTGAGTGGCAGCCACGACCGCACCCGCATCATCGCCCGTTTTGGTTTCAGCTATCGCTCATCTCAATCGGGGTAAACATGTGGTACCATGCAGGTAAAGAAGATCTGAAAAGCTGCCTGAAACGTCTGGGTGTTCCGAGAATACCTTCCGCCGCGTTTCACGCAGAGTTGGGTAGCGATGTGTAAAACAGCAAAAGTGACCT of the Candidatus Kouleothrix ribensis genome contains:
- a CDS encoding MarR family transcriptional regulator, which translates into the protein MSDHADDPLERIERAIMQIGWLGQRRFMQLLAGARFDLTVPQYHTLLHLNHCNGECNMSDLARATHQSAASLTGVVDRLLEKQLVERGRPNGDRRQVVVTVTERGRTLLLSIKHAQRGEMRAALAHMQPHALHELQRLLDAVLAGMVRMAEQHEHSAAERT
- a CDS encoding sigma-70 family RNA polymerase sigma factor, whose translation is MQHTVSDAELVIRAKAGDHSAFTQIYERYAPAIYRYIYFRIGEAELAEDLQAEVFLRMIEGIHRYEDRGWPISAWLYRIARDRTIDVMRRRRNRQQVPLESWGGSCDGPEHSVGAQLEYEELTRTLNDLTDEQRQVIQMRFLSEMSIQEVAQRLGRTEGSVKALQHRGLQSLARRLQPTIAYP
- a CDS encoding protein-L-isoaspartate(D-aspartate) O-methyltransferase, whose translation is MEASDERNAMVRAQLEQRGIHDNRVLAAMARVPRHLFVPAAARDRAYGDHALPINEGQTISQPFIVALMAQALRLAPGERVLEIGAGSGYAAAVFSLLASEVYAIERKPALAHSASQRLHELGYTNVHIITGDGTAGLPEYAPFDGIAVSAAAPWVPLPLREQLGEGGRMVIPVGGREGQIMLRLTRTNHQISTERLGEVRFVPLIGDHAWEPSSTDQPGSDAT
- a CDS encoding phosphate ABC transporter ATP-binding protein, with the translated sequence MDIKLEFDHYTLAYGHDVVLNDITLPIARNTVMAVFGPAGSGKSGFLRSINRMAELEPGERHQGDVRLDGKSIFDPDTNLPALRRRAAMVFAQPVALPMSIYENVSYGLRLAGIRDRRRLAEAVERSLRASTLWDEVKDRLDTPGLNLSGGQQQRLSIARALALEPEILLLDAPTAALDPISTAKIEEMLLDLKEHYTIVIVPHSIQQAARVGDAAAFFLNGVCIEYGPGNQLFVGPHDKRTEDYVTGRFG
- a CDS encoding peptidase M50, coding for MFQMPDESIFGSQTNDNVELLKAWAGTTLAFAILRTGSSNLLTTAFVSNLLVSAVVCGLGFVLHELAHRVVARNYGAEAHFIANNGWLILSIVIAFAGFFIAAPGAVWHRGYLTARQGGLIALAGPATNMVLSLIFFIALLVVLIAQLAVPQIVFDICLIGFSLNAWLGLFNMIPAGPFDGAKVLNWSPLVFGVTVAIGLVLTFVLGSQTAIVSVLRLFRA
- a CDS encoding response regulator produces the protein MMPLRSILIVDNEENQRFIVEQALRALACDWLIVTAASAQEALETLARSTPDLIITDYHMPAMNGLELITQVRNRKLGSRIILITAYSSPELHAAAQRLNVDHYLTKPVTITNLRRLAALALEDSYPSDAAA